One Acinetobacter colistiniresistens DNA segment encodes these proteins:
- a CDS encoding HlyD family secretion protein encodes MPPPPPPPTSKLIKTKRSTLWWMLLVLLVGITIILWAWRIGPFHTAIEQTDNSYVKGKTTILSSQINGYIKDVLVKDFDQVKQGQVLMHIDATTYDQKVTQAASGVEQAENSLANQTQTIAQRQADVVAAQAKLDQVKAQYDLSVAQLKRYQQLGDSGAASKSEQDKAAADAQNNHALLKQAEANILVAQEALKTAQVAQSGLKAQVNSAQAQLDQANTTKDYSTIVAPLDGQLGEVNPRVGQYVAAGTQLLYLIPTQTWVIANFKETQIANMKIGQKAYFTVDAMNHQKFTGHVEQISPAAGSEFSVLKPDNATGNFTKVVQRISVRIAIDPNQKGIENLRPGMSVISSVDTDS; translated from the coding sequence ATGCCTCCGCCACCTCCACCACCGACCAGTAAACTGATCAAGACCAAACGTTCGACTCTGTGGTGGATGCTACTGGTATTATTGGTTGGCATCACCATTATCTTATGGGCGTGGCGCATTGGCCCATTCCATACAGCAATTGAGCAAACTGACAATAGCTATGTGAAAGGTAAAACCACCATCCTGTCTTCGCAGATTAATGGCTATATCAAAGATGTACTGGTCAAAGACTTTGACCAAGTCAAACAAGGTCAGGTGTTGATGCATATTGATGCCACCACCTACGACCAAAAGGTCACACAGGCGGCCTCAGGTGTCGAGCAGGCAGAAAACAGTCTTGCCAATCAAACCCAAACGATTGCGCAACGTCAAGCCGATGTTGTGGCTGCACAAGCCAAGCTGGATCAGGTCAAGGCGCAATATGATTTATCTGTGGCGCAATTAAAACGTTATCAACAATTGGGCGATAGTGGCGCTGCATCCAAATCTGAACAAGACAAAGCCGCGGCAGATGCACAAAATAATCATGCCTTACTCAAACAGGCTGAAGCCAATATCTTGGTGGCACAAGAAGCCTTAAAAACAGCGCAAGTGGCGCAGTCTGGCTTAAAAGCACAAGTGAATAGCGCACAAGCGCAACTTGACCAAGCCAATACCACCAAAGACTACAGCACCATTGTTGCCCCTCTAGACGGACAATTGGGTGAGGTTAATCCGCGCGTCGGTCAATATGTTGCGGCAGGAACACAGCTGCTTTATCTGATTCCAACGCAAACGTGGGTGATTGCCAACTTTAAGGAAACTCAAATTGCCAATATGAAAATCGGGCAAAAAGCCTATTTCACTGTCGATGCGATGAATCATCAGAAATTTACAGGACATGTTGAACAGATTTCCCCTGCGGCAGGTTCAGAATTCAGCGTGCTTAAACCCGACAATGCCACAGGTAACTTCACCAAAGTGGTACAACGGATTTCTGTTCGTATTGCCATTGACCCAAATCAAAAAGGCATCGAAAACTTACGTCCGGGCATGTCGGTGATTAGCTCTGTAGATACCGACTCCTAA
- a CDS encoding DUF1345 domain-containing protein, with amino-acid sequence MPRFIHHLLRGIKYRPYLSATFALGLLLFATLHLFTPWHWATCLLLGWNIAIWLYLFLTLKMMWHLEATLILNRAKQQDEGKWMILIVVLIAIVICFIAIVMQLGHVPKDQPVLKGVLILLTIGTIFSTWLLLHTLFAIHYAHDFYLAKSRHQEPGLDFPKTEQPDYLDFIYFSYIIGTSAQTADISITSSALRHLNIFHCVLAFIFNTVILAVTINVAASLIGL; translated from the coding sequence ATGCCAAGATTCATACATCATTTGCTCAGAGGAATAAAATATCGACCGTATTTATCGGCAACCTTTGCATTAGGTCTTTTACTTTTTGCTACCCTGCATTTATTTACACCATGGCATTGGGCAACCTGTTTATTGCTTGGCTGGAATATTGCGATTTGGCTGTATCTATTTCTGACCTTGAAAATGATGTGGCATCTGGAGGCGACACTGATCTTAAATCGTGCCAAGCAGCAAGATGAAGGGAAATGGATGATCCTGATTGTCGTGTTGATTGCCATCGTAATCTGTTTTATTGCGATTGTGATGCAATTGGGGCATGTACCGAAAGATCAGCCCGTTTTAAAAGGTGTACTTATTTTGCTCACCATCGGGACGATTTTTTCAACGTGGTTATTGCTCCATACACTCTTTGCGATTCATTACGCTCATGATTTTTATCTGGCGAAAAGTCGTCATCAGGAACCGGGCCTGGATTTTCCCAAAACTGAGCAGCCAGATTATTTGGATTTTATTTACTTCAGCTATATCATTGGAACTTCTGCACAAACCGCAGATATTTCCATTACCAGCTCAGCCCTACGGCATCTTAATATTTTTCATTGCGTGCTGGCCTTTATTTTTAATACCGTAATTTTGGCGGTTACGATCAATGTCGCCGCCAGTTTGATTGGGTTATAA
- a CDS encoding MFS transporter: MDKSPRYLETPPDWSADERPTLPGSPAAIAHARPKRFAYFIIGLLICIAASLSNGFIVANLPIFQGEYGLTPSQAAWLPAAYVMANVSSNLILFKARQQYGLRLFSEIGLLVFIGVLVLHIFVKTYEMALFVRFIAGLAAAPLSSLGMYYTMQAFGKADMAKGIYLAFGFQQLGLPLAWIISPFLLSANQWDVIYTFELGLAICCFAMVVALKLPRSLRMEVFEKQDFFTFALLAPGFACLCIVLTQGPILWWFDSPWLAYTLIVGFCLIVIGLTYEHYRSNPLIMTRWLAAGDLLSFVVSAFALRLLMSEQSYAAVNFLKTMGMGPDQFVPLYVVIFCGTIAGSVFSALTFHRERVILNLFLAEILILIACALDYHLTSDVRPANFYRSQFLVSFAGGVFIGPLLLMGFMRTLQRGPQYVVTFIVLFSATQNFGGLVGSSFFNTYQQRHTYDYKVEINSNLNPTDPIVAQRLQSYQRSAMINSNDPVLQNNQALQNLNKVVTREAQVRAYNDVIVLNGIFAVVLLLWGLFKYARDKYKTRKNLQAAS; encoded by the coding sequence ATGGATAAAAGCCCTCGCTATCTTGAGACTCCTCCGGATTGGTCAGCAGATGAGCGTCCAACTTTGCCGGGTTCGCCTGCTGCAATTGCGCATGCCAGACCAAAACGTTTTGCCTACTTCATTATTGGTTTATTGATTTGTATCGCAGCCAGTTTAAGTAATGGTTTTATTGTTGCAAACCTGCCGATCTTCCAAGGTGAATATGGGCTAACCCCATCGCAGGCAGCATGGTTACCCGCAGCCTATGTCATGGCCAATGTCAGTTCTAACCTCATCTTGTTTAAGGCACGACAGCAATACGGCTTACGTCTGTTTTCTGAAATAGGTCTACTGGTCTTTATTGGTGTCTTGGTTCTACATATCTTTGTCAAAACCTATGAAATGGCGCTATTTGTGCGTTTTATCGCAGGGTTGGCCGCTGCTCCACTCAGTTCACTGGGGATGTATTACACCATGCAAGCCTTCGGCAAAGCAGATATGGCCAAAGGGATCTATCTCGCATTTGGCTTTCAGCAGCTGGGTTTGCCATTGGCATGGATTATTTCTCCTTTTCTGCTGAGTGCCAACCAGTGGGATGTGATCTATACTTTTGAATTAGGTCTGGCGATTTGCTGTTTTGCCATGGTGGTGGCGTTAAAGCTACCACGCAGCTTACGTATGGAAGTATTTGAGAAGCAGGACTTCTTTACCTTTGCCCTACTCGCACCGGGTTTTGCCTGCCTCTGTATTGTACTCACCCAAGGGCCAATTTTATGGTGGTTTGATAGCCCGTGGCTCGCCTATACCTTGATCGTGGGTTTTTGTTTGATTGTGATCGGTCTCACCTACGAGCATTATCGTTCGAACCCCCTGATTATGACCCGTTGGTTAGCGGCAGGCGATTTACTCAGTTTCGTGGTCAGTGCCTTTGCCTTACGCTTACTGATGTCAGAGCAAAGTTATGCCGCAGTCAATTTCCTGAAAACCATGGGAATGGGTCCCGACCAGTTTGTACCGCTGTATGTGGTGATCTTCTGCGGAACAATAGCAGGTTCCGTGTTTAGTGCCCTGACCTTTCACCGCGAACGCGTTATTCTTAATTTATTCCTTGCTGAGATTTTAATTTTAATCGCCTGTGCACTGGATTATCACCTGACCAGTGATGTGCGACCCGCCAACTTCTATCGCAGTCAGTTTCTCGTCAGCTTTGCAGGTGGTGTCTTCATTGGCCCGCTCTTGCTGATGGGTTTTATGCGCACTTTACAGCGTGGTCCACAATATGTGGTGACCTTCATTGTATTGTTTTCAGCAACACAGAACTTTGGTGGTTTGGTCGGCTCTTCCTTCTTTAATACCTACCAGCAACGCCATACCTATGATTACAAAGTTGAAATTAACAGCAACCTTAATCCAACCGATCCGATTGTGGCACAACGCTTACAAAGCTATCAGCGTAGTGCCATGATCAATAGCAATGATCCAGTTTTGCAAAACAACCAAGCCTTACAGAACCTGAATAAAGTGGTGACTCGTGAAGCCCAAGTCCGCGCCTATAACGATGTCATCGTATTGAATGGTATCTTTGCAGTGGTGTTATTGCTCTGGGGGCTATTTAAATATGCACGGGATAAATACAAAACCCGAAAAAATCTGCAAGCAGCCAGTTAG
- a CDS encoding TetR/AcrR family transcriptional regulator: protein MAKRQQLAAHNRDELLNAAEEIFRKQGVHVPLQAIIDHAGVGRATFYRNFADRKALVAALLERAITRLEQRSHALLAFNDGFIRLIEGHIEQLPHLVVLIDYWRIIDRKDPIMLNIYQRRDKALQPLIDQAIQHQLCRPDLTPQDFGMITAILGSSFQGHHASDQVRLAKRAIELLLNGIKV from the coding sequence ATGGCAAAACGTCAGCAGCTGGCAGCACATAATCGTGATGAACTCCTCAATGCCGCCGAAGAAATCTTTCGCAAGCAAGGCGTTCATGTGCCTTTGCAAGCCATCATTGATCATGCGGGTGTCGGGCGTGCGACGTTTTATCGTAATTTTGCTGATCGCAAAGCACTGGTTGCAGCCTTATTAGAACGTGCCATTACCCGTCTGGAACAACGCTCACACGCTTTATTAGCTTTTAATGATGGTTTTATCCGTTTGATTGAAGGCCATATCGAACAACTGCCGCATTTAGTTGTACTGATTGATTACTGGCGCATTATTGATCGGAAAGACCCAATCATGCTAAACATTTATCAAAGACGCGATAAAGCATTACAACCCCTGATTGATCAGGCCATACAGCATCAACTGTGTCGTCCTGATCTTACCCCGCAAGACTTCGGGATGATTACGGCGATCTTGGGGTCTTCATTTCAAGGACATCATGCCTCTGATCAAGTTCGGCTGGCAAAACGCGCAATAGAATTATTATTAAACGGCATTAAAGTTTAG
- a CDS encoding 1-aminocyclopropane-1-carboxylate deaminase/D-cysteine desulfhydrase, producing MFDHIAFPPPYQTLTLPSSVQLTIKRLDLIHPQISGNKFYKLKYNLLAAQQQGLTEVLTFGGAFSNHIAATAYAAQRFGFQSIGMIRGEELATRDLNPTLQTAQDFGMQLHFVSRAEYRLRHEAEYLQQLQQQYAQAFIIPEGGSNALALQGTQEILSEDDRENYDVICCAVGTGGTIAGLIESSSAQQQILGFSALKGDFLKQDIQQWTDKSNWSLTDAYCCGGYAKTSIELLQFMQYFEQQYAIPLEQVYTAKMMMGLLDLIQQQYFPENSRILAIHTGGLQGKLKTY from the coding sequence ATGTTTGATCACATTGCTTTTCCCCCCCCCTATCAAACATTAACGCTTCCCAGTTCGGTTCAACTGACCATTAAGCGTTTGGATCTGATCCATCCGCAAATTTCAGGCAATAAATTTTATAAACTAAAGTACAACCTACTCGCAGCTCAACAACAAGGTTTGACCGAAGTACTGACTTTTGGTGGTGCATTCTCCAATCATATTGCCGCAACTGCCTATGCCGCCCAGCGCTTCGGCTTTCAGAGTATTGGCATGATCCGAGGTGAAGAGCTTGCGACCCGTGACTTAAACCCGACCCTACAGACAGCGCAAGATTTTGGCATGCAATTGCATTTTGTCAGCCGAGCTGAATATCGGCTGCGTCATGAAGCCGAATATTTGCAACAGTTACAACAGCAATATGCTCAAGCCTTTATTATTCCAGAAGGTGGCAGCAATGCACTTGCCCTGCAAGGGACACAGGAGATTTTGAGCGAAGATGACCGAGAGAATTATGATGTGATTTGTTGTGCCGTCGGAACAGGTGGCACCATTGCGGGCTTAATTGAAAGTAGCTCAGCACAACAACAGATTTTGGGCTTTTCTGCATTGAAGGGCGACTTTCTGAAACAGGATATTCAGCAGTGGACCGATAAAAGCAACTGGTCCTTAACCGATGCTTATTGTTGTGGGGGCTATGCCAAGACCAGCATCGAGCTGCTGCAATTTATGCAGTATTTTGAGCAGCAATATGCAATTCCTTTGGAGCAGGTCTATACCGCGAAGATGATGATGGGGTTACTCGATTTAATCCAGCAGCAGTATTTTCCAGAAAACAGCCGTATTTTGGCGATCCATACCGGAGGATTGCAAGGGAAGTTGAAAACATACTAA